One Misgurnus anguillicaudatus chromosome 19, ASM2758022v2, whole genome shotgun sequence genomic region harbors:
- the LOC129422304 gene encoding uncharacterized protein: MEVKEESQAEVDEKHQIVKINHNVSQKETLKTEDIKCENSFSEDERPADHKRTHSEEKPFTCQLCGKSFRTKVYLKTHTRIHTGEKPYTCQLCEKSFTSQSSLNQHMKTHSGEKPHGCHHCDKSFSERSKLKIHMRTHTGEKPYTCHLCGKSFSIKSYLKIHARSHTGEKPHVCHHCQKSFTSACNLKIHMSSHTGEKPYTCQQCGKSFGTKPQLNAHSRNHTREKRHRCHHCEMSFTSACNLKKHLRIHTGEEPYTCQQCGKSFGTKDNLNAHMRIHTGEKPHPCHHCKKSFTTTSKLKIHMRSHTGEKPYTCKQCGKSFSVESHLKIHARIHTGEKPYTCQQCGKSFSVESYLKVHAKIHTGEKPYLCFQCGKCFSVESHLKRHMMIHSEKKPHACPQCEKSFIDKHGLEIHMRSHTGEKPYICSQCEKGFTSEVAFKRHMTVHTGEKTFACHQCGKSFTMKYELNRHVRIHTGEKPYVCQQCGKGFKTKTNLNVHLITHTKEKPFTCHECEKSFKTKANLKKHAKFHTQ, translated from the coding sequence ATGGAAGTGAAAGAGGAGAGTCAAGCTGAAGTGGATGAGAAACAtcagattgtaaaaataaaccataatgtttcacagaaagaaactctgaagacagaagacataaagtgtgaaaatagTTTCAGTGAAGATGAACGCCCTGCAGATCACAAGAGGACTCACAGTGAGgagaaacctttcacatgtcaactgtgtggaaagagtttcagaaccAAAGTTTAccttaaaacacacacaaggattcacactggagagaaaccttacacatgTCAGCtatgtgaaaagagtttcaccTCTCAATCGAGCCTTAACCAGCACATGAAAACTCACAGTGGGGAAAAGCCACACGGGTGCCATCATTGTGACAAGAGTTTCTCAGAGAGAAGTAAACTTAAGATACACATGAggactcacactggagagaaaccttacacttgtcatctgtgtggaaagagtttctctattaaaagttaccttaaaatacatgcaagaagtcacaccggagagaaaccacACGTCTGCCATCACTGTCAAAAGAGTTTTACATCTGCATGTAACCTTAAGATACACATGAGttctcacactggagagaaaccttacacatgtcagcagtgtggaaagagtttcggAACCAAACCTCAGCTTAACGCACACTCGAGGAATCACACCAGAGAGAAACGACATCGCTGCCATCACTGTGAAATGAGTTTTACAAGTGCATGTAACCTTAAGAAACAtttgagaattcacactggagaggaaccttacacttgtcaacaatgtggaaagagtttcggAACCAAAGATAACCTTAACGCacacatgaggattcacaccggagagaaaccacATCCGTGCCATCACTGtaaaaagagttttacaacaacatctaaacttaagatacacatgaggtctcacactggagagaaaccttacacttgtaaacagtgtggaaagagtttctctGTTGAAAGTCACcttaaaatacatgcaagaattcacactggagagaaaccttacacttgtcaacaatgtggaaagagtttctccGTTGAAAGTTACCTTAAGGTACATGCAaagattcacactggagagaaaccttacctGTGTTTTCAGTGTGGAAAGTGTTTCAGTGTGGAGAGTCATCTTAAGAGACACATGATGATTCACAGCGAAAAAAAACCTCACGCATGTcctcagtgtgaaaagagttttataGATAAACATGGACTTGAGATTCACATGAGaagtcacactggagagaaaccttacatatgctctcagtgtgaaaaGGGTTTTACAAGTGAAGTCGCCTTTAAGAGACACATGacagttcacactggagaaaaaacGTTTGCATGtcatcagtgtggaaagagttttacaatGAAATATGAGCTTAATAGACACGTGAgaattcacaccggagagaaaccatacgtgtgtcaacagtgtggaaagggtttcaagacaaaaacaaaccttAATGTACATTTGATCACTCACACTAAAGAGAAACCGTTCACATGCCAtgagtgtgaaaagagtttcaaaacaaaagctaaccttaaaaaacacgcaaaatttcacactcaatag